In Gymnogyps californianus isolate 813 chromosome 1, ASM1813914v2, whole genome shotgun sequence, the following are encoded in one genomic region:
- the LOC127029710 gene encoding fibronectin type III domain-containing protein 9-like, whose amino-acid sequence MGITVQNITGNTAMVIWPKMASCADSFYSIMYHPNWNSMLSSYSRKSFQKEERVPTSRSSFVVENLTPLTTYIVCVTCQSANPSSDQCRVFNTLERDPASASNTKKELALGIWLTSSVLLLIIAAILLYGCLHLLCRRRRERLQGRNGTSKQDHGKVWTKSAAYASEELSRQSQLMQDTQEKHPGGIQLATIIENPSACKEPITPTSKSRERVPTTGQCSAIS is encoded by the coding sequence ATGGGAATAACCGTCCAAAACATCACAGGAAACACGGCAATGGTAATTTGGCCAAAAATGGCCAGTTGTGCCGACAGCTTTTACAGCATCATGTACCACCCTAACTGGAACAGCATGCTATCCAGTTACTCAAGAAAGAGCtttcagaaggaagagagggTGCCCACCAGTCGCTCCTCCTTTGTTGTTGAAAACCTAACTCCGCTAACGACATACATCGTGTGCGTGACCTGCCAGTCCGCAAACCCTTCCAGCGACCAGTGCAGAGTTTTTAACACGCTGGAACGAGACCCGGCATCTGCAAGCAACACCAAGAAAGAGCTGGCGCTGGGCATCTGGCTCACCAGCAGTGTCCTGCTCCTCATCATTGCCGCGATCCTCCTCTACGGCTGCCTGCACCTCCTGTGCCGCAGGAGACGCGAGCGTTTGCAAGGGCGAAACGGGACCTCCAAACAAGACCACGGGAAGGTGTGGACCAAAAGTGCGGCGTACGCCTCGGAGGAGCTCAGCAGGCAGAGCCAACTGATGCAGGACACCCAGGAAAAGCATCCAGGTGGCATCCAGCTGGCCACAATCATAGAGAATCCCTCAGCATGCAAGGAGCCCATCACGCCAACTTCCAAAAGCCGGGAACGAGTGCCAACAACAGGACAGTGCTCTGCTATAAGTTAG